ACTGAAATAAATACTTTTGATAAGAAAAGGATATTAGTTGACTATTATACACTATGGAGAATAACAGATCCTGTAGATATGCTGGAGACATTAAAGACAATAGATGCTGCAGAGGCTAGACTTAGTGATATTATGTATTCATCAGTTAGAAATGAGCTTGGAAAGCTAGAATATGGTCAAATCATAAATCCGGCAGATAATAAAAGAGGAAATGTAGACTTAGTAGTTCAGCAGAATATTAATGATATACTTAAAAGCAATTCAAATGGAATAGAAATAGTAGATATTCAAATGAAAAGAATAGATTTGCCTGAAAGCAATGAACAATCAGTATATAAGAGAATGATATCTGAGAGAGCAAGTAAAGCTCAAGAATATTTATCTCAAGGAGATGCAGAAAAAACTAGAATTATGGCAGAGGCAGATAGAGAAGTTGCAGAGCTAATTGCCAAGACTAGCTCGCAGGCAAAGGAGATAGTAGCAGAGGGAGAAAAGGAAGCAGCTAGGATATATAATGATGCATATGGACAAGATGTGGAGTTTTTCAAATTATATACTACACTAAACTCATATAAGACCTCAATAGATGGCGAAACAGTTATAATGATACCTATAGATTCTCCGTATCTAAAATATTTAATGGGGCATTAAAATCAAAGTAAAATCACAGAGGCAGGCTATTGATGTTTGACTAATTATTGCCGTGTAGTTCAATAGATAAAATTTAGACAAATTTTTAAATTAGATGTTGACATATTTGGGAAATTAAAGTATATTATATAGTAATATTTGAGAGTGTACCTAGGGTTCCGGCTAAAGGCGGCAGGTCCAAGCGGTACAGGATTTTTATCTACACTTCTAGGAGAAAAGCCTGGAGGACGAGTCTCAAAATGACTTGTCTCCGGGCTTTTTTATATAGTTTAACTAGTTAACTAGACTGACCAAAAGCTTTTATCAGGAACTTAATGAAGCTCAGAAGCAAGTTTTTGAACACTACAATTATTCCAAAGCATACATATAGCAAGGCTAAAACTCAATGAGAACTAAATTTTTACTACAGAATAGGAGTGATCAAATTTGTGTTTCAAAACTGCGATATCTATAAAAAGGGGAGGGGAAAAAAATGGGTATAATACAGGCATCTAACTTACAAAAGACTTTTAAGGTAAAAATCAAGAGTGCAGGATTAAAGGGGAGTATTAGGTCAATGTTTTCTCCTGAATACAAGGAGGTGGAAGCAGTCAGGGGTATTTCCTTTAATGTAGAAAGGGGAGAAATTCTTGCATTTATTGGTCCCAATGGTGCAGGTAAATCTACAACCATTAAGATGCTTACTGGAATACTATACCCTACATCAGGAGAATTAAGTGTACTTGGCTTAAATCCTTCTAAGGACAGAAAGCAATTGTCTTATAGAATAGGTACAGTCTTTGGACAGAAGTCGCAGCTATGGTTTCATCTTCCGCCTATAGATAGTTTTAATTTACTGGGAAGGATATATGAGCTAGGGGATGACTACTTGAAAAAAAGAATTTCATATCTTACAGATATGTTTGAGATAGGAGACTTATTAGAAACTCCTGTGCGTAAGCTTTCACTTGGACAAAGAATACGCTGTGAAATAGCTGCATCTATTATACACAACCCAGAGATAATATTCTTAGATGAGCCTACTATTGGATTAGATGTTGTAGTAAAGCATAAGATAAGGGAGCTTATAACAAAACTAAACAAAGAAGAGAAAACAACTATATTTCTTACTTCCCACGATGCTGGTGACATTGAGCAGATGTGCAAGAGGGTAATGATTATTAATCATGGAGAGGTAGTCCTTGATGAATCAGTTAAAAGCCTTAAATATAACTATCTAAATCAAAAGATAATTGATATAAAGTATATGGAGCCTATTGAAATCAATATCCCAAATATAAAAGTATTGAAGCATAAGGGGTATGCTGCTAAGGTAGAGGTAGATAGTTCTATTTGTGATATAGATAATGTAATAGCAGAATTAATGAAGATTGGTAAAGTAGCTGATATTACTATTTCAGAACCTCCAATGGAAGATATTATTTCACACATCTATCAGCAAAAAGCAAAGGTAGGTGGTATAGTTGAAGAAAATAACTAAATACTCTTATATTACTAAAATCAGTTTGTCAAATAATCTTGTATATTTTGGAGACTTCCTAGCACGTAACTTCTTCTTTGTGTTTATTATTTATATTTACATGATGCTATGGACTAATATTTATGGAAGCAAGGGTGACAACATTGGCGGATTTAGTTTAAACCAAATGATATGGTATCTAGTGGTGACAGAAATAGTTACTCTATCTCGTTCTAATGTATTTAATGAAGTAAACCAGGATGTTAAGAACGGCAACATTGCATATATGTTAAATAAGCCTTATAACTATATTCTCTACTGTTTTTCAAATTCCTTGGGAGAGATGGGAGTTAAGCTATTAACTAATGCACTAGTTGGACTTGTTATAGGTATTTTATGTGTTGGACCTCTCAATAGTTTTAATACTATGCATTTGCCCTTTATTATTATTTCTATATTGTTAGGGATATTTATTAACTTTTTTACTCATATTTCACTATCCCTTACCTCATTTTGGCTTGAGGAAAACAGTGCTTTTTTCTGGATATATAGTAAGCTGGTATTTACTTTAGGTGGTATGCTAATACCATTAGAGTTATTTCCAGAGTGGCTTAGGAATATTGCTGTAAATCTTCCCTTTGCATATGTGACTTATGCACCAGCTAAGCTAGCAGTTAATTTTTCTTTTGATAGATTTTTATATACTATAGCTTTTCAACTAGTATATTTAGGAATCTTCTTCATGATTTCTATGGTAATATTCAGAAAGGGGGCTAGAGCATTAAATGTTAATGGAGGTTAAAAGAAACTTAAAACTCATAGCAATGTATTTCAAATTCAATCTTTCTGCATCTATGGAATATCGAGCAAGCTTTTTGACACAAACCTTTGGAATGATAATAAACAATGCTTCATTCATATTTTTCTGGTGGATACTTTTTGAGAATGTCGGAAGCATTGGGGGCTATGGCTTCAAGCAGGTAATGATACTATGGGCTATTTCATCTTCATCATATGGAATTGCATTCATACTATTTGGAAATGTAAGAAATATATCTCGAATGATAATCAATGGAGAACTAGATTCATATCTACTTCAACCTAAGGATGTTCTTTTAAATATCATTTCATCTAGTACAGTAGTATCTGCCTGGGGGGACTTTTTTTACGGAATCATCTTATTCATTGGAGTAAGTGGCTTTCATCTTGGGGAATTTATGTTGTTTTTACTATTTTGTATAACGGCATCACTAATTTTTTCTAGCCTCATAATTTTTGCGAATTCATTGACCTTTTATATGGGGAATTCACAGGGAATAAGCAACCTTGTTATGGAGTTTATGATATCCTTTAGTATCTATCCAGAAGGAGTATATAAGGGGGCCGTGAAATTCATAGTATACACTTTTATACCAGCGGCATTTATTTCATTTGTTCCAGTGAAAATATTAACAGCATTTTCGTGGAAATGGTTTGCTATATTAATATTAGCAGTGGTAGTGTGGACCACATTTTCATATTGGTTTTTCTATAGAGGGCTTCGAAAATATGAATCTGGTAACTTGATAATAAGCAAGTTGTAAACTGGTCCAGGTCATATTCCATACCGTTGATTAACTATTAGTTTCTTATTTGTCATCCTGAGATGCAGTCGAAGGATCCCGTGCTCTGATTGACCTAGGAGATCCTTCACATTTGTTCAGGATGACAAAACAGACTTTACTTATTCTAATGATTTTATATTGCAAATTACCTACTCAAGGTGGTATTATTTATAGAAGCGAAGTAATTAATAACATTTACTAGTCATAAATTTAATAGAAGATGCAGTAAAACATAATACTTTGGAGGTAATTTTTATGGAATTATTGAAAGCGGTCATTTTAGGAATCGTTGAAGGGATAACTGAATGGCTTCCTATAAGTAGTACTGGTCATATGATTTTAGTTGAACAGTTCGTTCGTTTGAATGTTTCGGAAAGCTTCATGGAAATGTTTCGTGTAGTAATTCAGCTAGGAGCCATCTTAGCAGTAGTATTTCTTTATTTTAGAAAGCTAAACCCTTTTTCACCTAGAAAAACTGCTAAGGAAAAGAGAGACACAATGTCAATATGGTATAAAGTAGTTATTGGTGTTATTCCAGCAGGCATACTAGGCACTTTATTTGATGACTGGCTAGATGAGCATCTATATAATTACCAAACAGTTGCTATAATGTTAGTTGTTTATGGAATTCTGTTTATTATCATTGAGAACAGAAACAAGAAACGTAGAAGCAGAGTTAATTCCTTTAATGAGTTAAGCTATGGAACTGCCTTTTTAATCGGAATATTTCAGGTTTTATCTTTAATTCCGGGAACATCACGTTCTGGAGCTACTATTCTTGGAGCTATTTTACTAGGTACATCACGCTATATTGCGGCAGAATACTCATTTTTTATGGCTATTCCAATAATGTTTGGAGCAAGTGCATTAAAGCTTGTGAAATTTGGTCTTAACTTTACTGGAACAGAAATTGGTATTCTACTTACAGGTATGGCCGTAGCATTTTTTGTTTCAATCTTAGCTATTAAATTCCTTATAGGATATATTAAGAACAACGATTTCAAAGCTTTTGGCTGGTATCGTATTGTTCTAGGTTTATTAGTAATTGGGTATTTTACTTTTATATGCTAGAAAAGAATAGGGGTAGGTGCATTGCTTATCTATTTACCAATGTACCTACCCTATTTAATCTATTCCTATCGATTCTGCATTATCCCCATATAGCATTAATAAAATATTCAATATCTATGGATTTTATGAAGTCTTCAATACTATTAAGCTCATCAATGCTGAGATCAGATTTTATAACTTGAATCTGAGAATTGTCATGATCTACTGTAATAATACCTCCCTTTAATAATGATACACTATAAATATTGCTACCAACTTCTTTTTCCGTATTTATATCCCAAACTATTTTTGTATTTTTATCATATACTAGAGTGTATTTAAGATCATTTAAGGTCATAGTTTTAGTTTCAAGTTCTTCAGGATATTCGCTGTTGAACTGAAAACTTTGAGTAATATCTATTACAAAAGCACCTTTATCTTCTATACTATTCATCCTATATGTAAGAGATACTCTATTAATATTTTTTCTATCCAAAACCATTTTATATTCTTTCCCAATTTCATAAGATTTCTTATCTATTAATAAGGTACCAATTTCTATAATACCATCGTATATTTTTACATGTGTATTATCAGATATAATTACTTTCCAAAAGCTATATCCATTGTATTCTTCTGGCAACTTCATATCTGTGTATATATCTTTAATTGATTGTAAATTATTAAACTCACCACTTTTTTGGATTACTGGAAAAGGCTTATTTTCTAGCATAATGATTTTATAACTGCCAAAAGGCAAACCTTCTTTTGCTTCTGAATGTAAATTCATTATATGCTCATCTTCTACGTATTCTATTTCTTCATTTTTATTTACTGCGTGTTGATTTATATCTTCTTTAGAAAAAATACTAGACTGACTATTTACTATAAAATCATGAAGAACATTTGTTAATTTAATAATGTAATCAACATCTAATTCTGCTATAGTATCATTAGTAGTGTGTATATTGTCAGTCTTTAAATTACCTAAATTTACAGAGGGAATTTGGGCTTCAGAAAATGATATATGATCTGACACTAAATCGGTATTTTCCATTATTGAATTAATCTGATTTTGTTTGAAGAAATTCAATATATCAGTTATCAATAAACCACTTACTTCTTCGTCTCCAGCTATAGCTAAGACATTATCTCCTTTTATTCCAATAGAATCTATATTGATATTTACAATCTCAGAATACTTTTTCTGAATATCCTTAGCAAATGCTTTGCTTCCTTGTCTATTAGATTCTTCGCCGTTAAAAGCACAAAATAGTATATCGTAATTAGGCTTGTTATCATTATAGTATAATTGCAATTTTTTCCCTAGCTTTATTAGAGCAGATACTCCCGAAGCGTTATCAATGGCCCCACAGAAAACTTTGTTATTATCTAGCTTGCCCACATGATCGAAGTGAGCCGAGATAATAATGGCTTTTTCATTATTGTATCCTTCTATCATTCCTATGACATTATTAGCCTGGATTTCTTCAGTATTTAATTTTTGAAATATATGAACTTTAGAGTTAGGATTATTTAATAATTCATCATAGATTTTTGGGGTAATTTGAATAATTGGTATTCCCTTTTCCTGCATACTTAATAATTTTTTAAAGATTTGTGTTTTGACTAAAATAGCTTTGGGCTCAACAATTTTATTTTCATTTTTATAGTATTCTGATAACCGACCTATGTCATCTATAACTAAAATAGATTCATTTATCTTTTCGTCATAAAGATTGAATACTACTGGATAAGCCATATTTATATTCATTATATTATTTTGCTCCAAGAAATCTTCACCATACTTTAGCTCCTTAATACTTTCTTTTGAGAATTCTATTTTTACATGGTAATTTTGCTTTTCTGGTGGTAAGTATATATGTTTGTATTCGTGGAGGAAGCTATCGTTCATAAAAGGCTTTAGTCCTATATCTTTAAAGGTAGTAACTATAAATTCTTGAGCTGTTTTGTTGCCTTCAGTTCCAGTTAATCTCCCTTCTAGGTCTTTGGATGCGAGAATAGATATATTATCTTGGATACTTGAACTATGGGTTTCTAGTACTTTATTAGTAGAGCAAGATATTTGTAAAAGCATAACTAGACATGCAGCAATCAATTTTACTATTTTCATCTGTTTTTCCTCCTATATAGTAGCTTTTTGTGGACAAAATAATTATACCATAATATTGCATATGTTTCAATATTATGGTATAATTTCCTCATAAAACAAGAAAGGGGGGATTGTGGATGAAAAAGAAAATGATAAGTCTTTTTATGACATTAGTGCTTGTTTTTACATTTGTTTCAGCTTCTTATGCTTATAGAGATGACTATAGTATCATTTCACCTAACTACGTACCCTGTGACTATACAGGTGGACAACATATTTACGTAGATGGTCATGAATGGCAAGATGATGAAGAAACCACACATTGGCACAAAATATCAGATGGCTATGGTGGATATATTTATGTATTATGTACTATAATAACAACGTACAAGTATACTGAACAAAGATGTCCTTGTGGCGAAAGTAAGGTTAAAAGAACTAAATTATATGAATTGCATTATCGTGACTAGAATAAAGATAACCACAACATATGTTGTGGTTATCTTTATTCTAGAGTAAGAAAGGATGCATTTTACTAGCTAATGTAGTAAAACTCTTCCTATTGAAGTGATTTTGCAAAGAGAAAC
This genomic stretch from Proteiniborus sp. DW1 harbors:
- a CDS encoding protease modulator HflC, whose amino-acid sequence is MEAIKAKSIIKKTFFVYVPILIIAVLLLSNLFVIKPNEYGIIKQFGKVVKVIDEEGLKIKIPFIQSVSKLPKHILFYDVPATEINTFDKKRILVDYYTLWRITDPVDMLETLKTIDAAEARLSDIMYSSVRNELGKLEYGQIINPADNKRGNVDLVVQQNINDILKSNSNGIEIVDIQMKRIDLPESNEQSVYKRMISERASKAQEYLSQGDAEKTRIMAEADREVAELIAKTSSQAKEIVAEGEKEAARIYNDAYGQDVEFFKLYTTLNSYKTSIDGETVIMIPIDSPYLKYLMGH
- a CDS encoding ATP-binding cassette domain-containing protein, which produces MGIIQASNLQKTFKVKIKSAGLKGSIRSMFSPEYKEVEAVRGISFNVERGEILAFIGPNGAGKSTTIKMLTGILYPTSGELSVLGLNPSKDRKQLSYRIGTVFGQKSQLWFHLPPIDSFNLLGRIYELGDDYLKKRISYLTDMFEIGDLLETPVRKLSLGQRIRCEIAASIIHNPEIIFLDEPTIGLDVVVKHKIRELITKLNKEEKTTIFLTSHDAGDIEQMCKRVMIINHGEVVLDESVKSLKYNYLNQKIIDIKYMEPIEINIPNIKVLKHKGYAAKVEVDSSICDIDNVIAELMKIGKVADITISEPPMEDIISHIYQQKAKVGGIVEENN
- a CDS encoding ABC-2 family transporter protein, translating into MKKITKYSYITKISLSNNLVYFGDFLARNFFFVFIIYIYMMLWTNIYGSKGDNIGGFSLNQMIWYLVVTEIVTLSRSNVFNEVNQDVKNGNIAYMLNKPYNYILYCFSNSLGEMGVKLLTNALVGLVIGILCVGPLNSFNTMHLPFIIISILLGIFINFFTHISLSLTSFWLEENSAFFWIYSKLVFTLGGMLIPLELFPEWLRNIAVNLPFAYVTYAPAKLAVNFSFDRFLYTIAFQLVYLGIFFMISMVIFRKGARALNVNGG
- a CDS encoding ABC-2 family transporter protein, with the protein product MEVKRNLKLIAMYFKFNLSASMEYRASFLTQTFGMIINNASFIFFWWILFENVGSIGGYGFKQVMILWAISSSSYGIAFILFGNVRNISRMIINGELDSYLLQPKDVLLNIISSSTVVSAWGDFFYGIILFIGVSGFHLGEFMLFLLFCITASLIFSSLIIFANSLTFYMGNSQGISNLVMEFMISFSIYPEGVYKGAVKFIVYTFIPAAFISFVPVKILTAFSWKWFAILILAVVVWTTFSYWFFYRGLRKYESGNLIISKL
- a CDS encoding undecaprenyl-diphosphate phosphatase; amino-acid sequence: MELLKAVILGIVEGITEWLPISSTGHMILVEQFVRLNVSESFMEMFRVVIQLGAILAVVFLYFRKLNPFSPRKTAKEKRDTMSIWYKVVIGVIPAGILGTLFDDWLDEHLYNYQTVAIMLVVYGILFIIIENRNKKRRSRVNSFNELSYGTAFLIGIFQVLSLIPGTSRSGATILGAILLGTSRYIAAEYSFFMAIPIMFGASALKLVKFGLNFTGTEIGILLTGMAVAFFVSILAIKFLIGYIKNNDFKAFGWYRIVLGLLVIGYFTFIC
- a CDS encoding M28 family peptidase, yielding MKIVKLIAACLVMLLQISCSTNKVLETHSSSIQDNISILASKDLEGRLTGTEGNKTAQEFIVTTFKDIGLKPFMNDSFLHEYKHIYLPPEKQNYHVKIEFSKESIKELKYGEDFLEQNNIMNINMAYPVVFNLYDEKINESILVIDDIGRLSEYYKNENKIVEPKAILVKTQIFKKLLSMQEKGIPIIQITPKIYDELLNNPNSKVHIFQKLNTEEIQANNVIGMIEGYNNEKAIIISAHFDHVGKLDNNKVFCGAIDNASGVSALIKLGKKLQLYYNDNKPNYDILFCAFNGEESNRQGSKAFAKDIQKKYSEIVNINIDSIGIKGDNVLAIAGDEEVSGLLITDILNFFKQNQINSIMENTDLVSDHISFSEAQIPSVNLGNLKTDNIHTTNDTIAELDVDYIIKLTNVLHDFIVNSQSSIFSKEDINQHAVNKNEEIEYVEDEHIMNLHSEAKEGLPFGSYKIIMLENKPFPVIQKSGEFNNLQSIKDIYTDMKLPEEYNGYSFWKVIISDNTHVKIYDGIIEIGTLLIDKKSYEIGKEYKMVLDRKNINRVSLTYRMNSIEDKGAFVIDITQSFQFNSEYPEELETKTMTLNDLKYTLVYDKNTKIVWDINTEKEVGSNIYSVSLLKGGIITVDHDNSQIQVIKSDLSIDELNSIEDFIKSIDIEYFINAIWG